The Toxorhynchites rutilus septentrionalis strain SRP chromosome 3, ASM2978413v1, whole genome shotgun sequence genome includes a region encoding these proteins:
- the LOC129773096 gene encoding uncharacterized protein LOC129773096: MDPNNMDQIIDRLEDNFGRPELVYKELLAELTNIKRESRNLITEISEALDNLVCNVSLMDREEFLIDHRLVEEIIRKMPYGLQVKWTEEMYDGAKTLADLNEWLKPHSRTNRLLNGTSRPQPRETSRPQPREINRSQPRDTRPERRFNVNTHQENRSTIIKRNCEACRGNHKLLECTRFKAMKPEKRNELAFKAKVCLSCLAFTNHMMRDCKRAKQCGINGCKFKHHPLIHKSHERESSDSNQSEGQHSPDTQADGEIHNHQQLTKSNVFYQIVPVTLKNNDKIINTFAFLDAGSSLSLIDEEIANKLGLNGRIDPLMLKWTQNVTRNEQNSRRVQVRISGVNQREYVLKGVRTIKNLQLPEQSFNKEVMEKRYPYLKNLPLSSYSSIRPTILIGLSHSHLLIPFERRMRKPNEPTALRTKLGWFMFGNISSNVQGGHIMVIQQEDEMNKALQKYFSTEDFGVKVVKNLPKSAEEEKAEQILRSTMKYKDGRYEVGLLWKDEETKFPNSYNNAAKRLTTSERTLKKDPELKKWAIETFADYEKKGYIRKLSEEEIMKPISRVYYLPHFIVHNKNKLPPKPRLVFDAAAKTQGVSFNTELLSGPDATTSLFGVLVRFREGAIAVCGDIKEMFHQVRIRAEDQHAQRFLWRDCDSSKKPDVYVMQVMTFGSTCSPSCAQAVKNHNAEKFRKYCPVATEAIIKQHYVDDYLDSFEELDKAAEIVLHVMKIHDHAGFHIRNFVSNSRELLQSLPSERVQISGIKMFEEKDSMTEKVLGVYWNTTSDTLGYQIKLDKLGSDVTQMLRLPTKREVLAFVMSVYDPLGLISNITVHGRILMQRLHIENIDWDDEIPEKLQSDWQHWLEIIESADSVTIPRYILEERTGEVELHTFVDASEKAFCACVYVRSISGNTPHVRLLSAKSRVAPVKPLSIPRLELQAAVLGSRLTKTIIDETRLKIVSKTFWSDSQTVLSWIKSPKRRSVFVMHRVGEILEDNRKNEWRWVPTDENPADEGTKEKLGKSQWFEGPDFLKLSESSWPSIEEKETDEELRETVLVHEELSKLSFIDKYKEYSDWWKLVKNLCVLNRTKERLRRGYIPDIEY; this comes from the coding sequence ATGGATCCAAATAATATGGACCAAATAATTGATAGACTAGAAGATAATTTCGGAAGACCCGAACTAGTCTATAAAGAACTACTAGCCGAACTCACCAATATCAAAAGGGAGAGTCGGAATTTGATTACCGAGATATCCGAAGCACTGGATAATCTCGTCTGTAATGTTTCTCTTATGGATAGAGAAGAATTCCTGATTGACCACCGATTGGTGGAAGAGATCATAAGGAAAATGCCCTACGGTCTACAGGTGAAGTGGACTGAAGAAATGTACGACGGGGCAAAGACTTTAGCTGATCTCAATGAGTGGCTGAAGCCTCATTCGAGAACCAATAGACTGCTGAATGGCACCAGCAGGCCGCAGCCGCGAGAAACAAGCAGACCGCAGCCGCGAGAAATTAACAGATCGCAGCCGCGAGACACGAGGCCTGAGCGTCGATTTAACGTAAATACGCATCAGGAAAATAGATCGACAATAATAAAACGCAATTGTGAAGCATGTCGGGGAAACCACAAACTCCTCGAATGCACCAGATTTAAGGCTATGAAGCCTGAAAAGCGAAATGAATTAGCCTTTAAGGCAAAGGTATGCTTGAGCTGTCTCGCATTTACAAACCATATGATGCGAGACTGCAAAAGAGCAAAACAATGTGGAATTAATGGATGTAAGTTCAAACATCATCCATTAATTCATAAATCTCATGAGAGAGAATCAAGTGATTCAAATCAGTCGGAAGGACAGCATAGTCCAGATACACAAGCAGATGGTGAGATACACAATCACCAACAACTAACAAAATCCAACGTATTCTACCAAATAGTTCCTGTGACGttgaaaaataatgacaaaatcaTCAACACGTTCGCTTTCTTGGATGCGGGGTCATCACTCTCTCTAATAGACGAGGAGATTGCGAACAAGTTAGGGCTCAACGGAAGAATTGATCCGTTAATGCTAAAGTGGACGCAGAACGTCACGAGAAACGAACAAAACAGCCGTAGAGTTCAGGTACGAATCAGCGGCGTCAATCAAAGAGAATATGTATTGAAGGGAGTAAGAACCATAAAAAATCTCCAACTCCCAGAGCAAAGCTTCAACAAGGAGGTGATGGAGAAAAGGTATCCATACCTCAAGAATCTGCCGTTGAGCAGTTACAGCAGTATACGCCCGACGATATTAATTGGACTGAGTCACAGTCACTTGTTAATTCCATTCGAAAGGCGAATGAGAAAACCGAACGAGCCCACAGCGCTACGAACCAAACTTGGATGGTTCATGTTCGGCAACATATCGTCCAATGTGCAAGGCGGACACATCATGGTCATTCAGCAAGaagatgaaatgaacaaggctTTGCAGAAATATTTCTCCACCGAAGACTTCGGCGTTAAGGTAGTCaagaatctaccaaaatcagcTGAAGAAGAAAAGGCTGAACAAATTCTAAGAAGTACTATGAAATACAAGGATGGTAGATACGAAGTTGGACTTCTATGGAAAGATGAGGAAACGAAATTTCCAAATAGCTACAACAATGCAGCAAAGAGGCTGACAACGAGTGAGAGAACGTTAAAAAAAGACCCAGAGTTGAAAAAATGGGCAATAGAAACATTTGCGGATTACGAGAAGAAAGGCTACATCCGCAAACTGTCAGAGGAAGAAATTATGAAGCCGATATCAAGAGTGTATTATCTTCCACACTTTATTGTGCACAACAAAAATAAGTTGCCACCTAAACCAAGGTTGGTTTTCGATGCGGCGGCAAAGACACAAGGTGTATCGTTCAACACGGAACTGTTATCAGGGCCGGATGCTACTACGTCATTGTTCGGTGTTTTAGTAAGATTCCGAGAAGGAGCAATTGCTGTATGTGGAGACATCAAAGAGATGTTCCACCAAGTACGAATCCGAGCTGAAGATCAACACGCTCAGAGATTCTTATGGAGAGATTGTGATAGCAGTAAGAAACCTGATGTATACGTAATGCAGGTGATGACATTCGGATCAACCTGTTCACCGTCATGTGCACAAGCGGTTAAAAACCACAACgcagaaaaattcagaaaatattgTCCAGTGGCGACTGAAGCAATCATCAAGCAACACTACGTCGACGATTATTTGGATAGTTTCGAAGAGCTTGATAAGGCAGCAGAGATAGTACTACATGTTATGAAAATTCACGATCACGCGGGTTTCCACATCAGAAACTTTGTGTCAAACAGCAGAGAACTTCTGCAAAGTTTACCCTCGGAACGTGTACAAATTTCCGGAATCAAAATGttcgaagaaaaggattcaATGACAGAAAAGGTACTTGGTGTATATTGGAACACCACGTCTGACACACTCGGCTATCAAATCAAATTAGACAAGCTAGGAAGTGATGTTACACAAATGCTACGTTTACCAACAAAGAGAGAGGTACTAGCTTTCGTGATGAGTGTCTACGATCCACTTGGACTCATCTCAAATATAACTGTGCATGGAAGAATCCTCATGCAAAGGCTGCACATAGAAAATATAGATTGGGATGACGAAATTCCCGAGAAGTTGCAGTCAgactggcaacactggttagAAATTATTGAATCTGCTGATAGCGTAACGATACCAAGATACATACTCGAAGAAAGAACAGGTGAAGTAGAACTACACACCTTTGTAGATGCTTCTGAGAAAGCATTTTGTGCATGTGTGTACGTAAGAAGTATATCTGGAAACACACCACACGTAAGACTTCTATCAGCAAAGTCTAGAGTAGCACCAGTCAAACCATTGAGCATACCACGCCTAGAGCTACAAGCGGCCGTGTTAGGAAGCCGATTAACCAAAACGATAATAGATGAAACGAGGTTGAAAATCGTCAGCAAAACATTTTGGAGTGATTCACAGACCGTATTGTCATGGATCAAGAGTCCAAAACGAAGAAGCGTATTTGTGATGCATCGAGTAGGTGAAATCCTGGAAGATAACAGGAAAAATGAATGGCGATGGGTGCCAACAGATGAAAATCCAGCCGATGAAGGCACAAAGGAAAAGCTAGGAAAATCACAATGGTTTGAGGGACCTGATTTCCTAAAGCTCTCAGAATCGTCATGGCCTTCCattgaagagaaggaaacagacGAAGAGTTGAGAGAAACAGTGCTAGTTCACGAAGAACTAAGCAAACTTAGTTTCATCGATAAGTACAAGGAATACTCAGATTGGTGGAAATTGGTGAAGAACCTTTGTGTATTAAACAGGACAAAGGAAAGATTACGTCGTGGATATATTCCAGACATTGAGTACTGA
- the LOC129773095 gene encoding uncharacterized protein LOC129773095: protein METLFNGGTISSGPLVSYAPFLDEAGVMRSGGRLKKAMSVPWTTRTPILLPQKHPYTYLIVKATHERYFHHGENTVIAALRQKYWILHIRTVLANVKKNCNRCKIRRATPVEPMMADLPHFRTEAHIPPFTNCGVDYFGPFEVAVKRSLEKRWGVIFTCLSTRAVHIEMAENLSTDAFMVVLRNFQNRRGKVTSIYSDNGTNFVGAERELKSLVNEINEKMGKNEAAKMEIQWRFNPPSAPHFGGAWERLIRNVKVALAEILKVWGRSKPSAATLQAAFIQAEFLVNSRPLTHIPVSCIDDEVLTPFHALIGRAGEYAPPYAPTTSQYDTAQWRRIQHYSKLFWNRWKKEYLPTLLKRNKNTQKVEPIKVNDIVLITDDDAPPGKWLKGRVIETFVASDGQVRQAKIQTAKGVLKRPAVKIAVLDIIKGNDPAIN, encoded by the coding sequence ATGGAAACTTTATTCAATGGCGGAACAATATCGTCAGGACCATTGGTCAGTTACGCACCCTTCCTAGACGAGGCAGGGGTAATGAGAAGTGGAGGACgtttgaagaaagccatgtcagTACCATGGACTACAAGAACGCCAATATTGCTCCCACAAAAGCATCCATATACATATTTGATCGTGAAAGCAACACACGAAAGATATTTCCACCACGGCGAAAACACCGTCATAGCAGCATTACGGCAGAAGTATTGGATACTGCATATAAGAACAGTATTAGCAAACGTCAAGAAGAATTGCAATAGGTGCAAAATACGACGTGCAACTCCGGTAGAGCCGATGATGGCAGATTTACCACATTTCCGCACAGAAGCGCATATACCTCCATTTACAAACTGCGGAGTAGATTACTTCGGACCTTTCGAAGTAGCGGTAAAGAGATCGCTCGAGAAGAGATGGGGCGTCATATTCACCTGTCTCTCAACAAGAGCAGTACATATTGAGATGGCAGAAAATCTCAGTACTGATGCGTTCATGGTCGTGTTAAGGAACTTCCAGAACCGAAGAGGAAAGGTCACCAGTATCTACAGCGACAACGGAACGAACTTCGTTGGAGCAGAGCGAGAGTTAAAGTCGCTAGTCAATGAAATCAACGAGAAGATGGGCAAAAATGAAGcagcaaaaatggaaatccagtgGAGATTCAACCCACCTTCAGCACCACATTTTGGAGGCGCTTGGGAGAGATTAATAAGAAACGTCAAAGTAGCACTAGCAGAGATCCTGAAAGTTTGGGGTAGGAGCAAGCCATCAGCAGCAACGTTGCAAGCTGCATTCATCCAAGCGGAATTTTTAGTCAACTCTCGACCGTTGACACACATACCAGTCTCCTGCATCGACGATGAAGTGTTGACGCCATTCCACGCGTTAATAGGAAGAGCAGGAGAGTATGCCCCACCGTATGCACCAACGACCAGTCAGTATGACACAGCGCAATGGAGACGCATTCAACATTATTCCAAGTTGTTTTGGAACCGATGGAAGAAGGAGTACTTACCAACTCTGTTAAAGCGTAATAAAAATACGCAGAAAGTAGAACCGATCAAAGTCAACGACATCGTCTTAATCACGGACGACGACGCACCACCAGGAAAATGGCTTAAAGGACGAGTCATCGAAACGTTTGTGGCGAGCGACGGGCAAGTTCGCCAAGCAAAGATCCAAACCGCGAAAGGTGTCCTGAAACGACCGGCAGTTAAAATTGCAGTACTGGACATTATCAAGGGAAATGATCCAGCCATCAACTAA